Proteins encoded together in one Mycolicibacter minnesotensis window:
- a CDS encoding TetR/AcrR family transcriptional regulator — protein MSTQPEPKRRMSSQERREQLLDHARDIVAAEGFAAVTIDRVARAAQVTRTVVYQNFGDLAGLMSALLDRESGIAFAGMRSVEGPPADDPDALGRGILAYLHAAPTSWRIILSPPAGAPSQLQTRTELGRRYARTIAARRLSRLAARPIDADGVTMRLLLSAVEELALLHLTDPRAHPDELVLSYLRSLVGWALRVETASAVTGR, from the coding sequence ATGAGCACCCAGCCGGAGCCGAAGCGGCGGATGTCGTCGCAGGAGCGGCGGGAGCAGCTGCTCGACCACGCCCGCGACATCGTTGCGGCCGAGGGCTTTGCCGCGGTGACCATAGACAGGGTGGCACGTGCCGCACAGGTCACCCGCACCGTCGTGTATCAGAACTTCGGCGATCTCGCCGGCCTGATGTCGGCTCTTCTGGATCGCGAATCGGGGATCGCGTTCGCGGGAATGCGCAGTGTGGAGGGCCCACCGGCCGATGACCCCGACGCGCTCGGGCGGGGCATTCTGGCCTACTTGCACGCGGCGCCCACCAGCTGGCGGATCATCTTGAGCCCGCCAGCCGGAGCTCCATCGCAACTCCAGACCCGCACGGAACTGGGCCGTCGCTATGCACGGACCATCGCCGCGCGGCGGCTTTCGCGGCTGGCGGCTCGCCCGATCGACGCCGACGGCGTGACGATGCGCCTGCTGCTGTCCGCCGTGGAAGAACTGGCCCTGCTGCATCTCACCGATCCGCGCGCCCATCCAGACGAGCTGGTGCTGAGTTACCTGCGGTCGCTGGTGGGCTGGGCGCTCCGGGTCGAGACGGCGTCAGCTGTGACAGGACGGTAG
- the hpnE gene encoding hydroxysqualene dehydroxylase HpnE has product MDDRRYVVIGGGLAGLAAAVWLAEAGKKVTLLERRGRLGGRTQAMQVPGIADVADNGQHVIASGYDHLFRYLTSVGTRSMVEFPTGGTLRWPGGASTRMLTRGLGAMRTLFGPHPDAGLLDRLRTAVATVRLTGEALFQPADLPDLSTDQWLSRVGMPARAREAVWDWLALGIAAEPVDRGSAKVFADVLATGIRLGLRHRSAVTIGYPTTDLDTLYISGALEVFDRLGVEVRYRTVARRIVVENNAVRAVQLADGTELAADAVVCAVPNSNIAGLLDDLPEHAEIYAAAEKLHYTPIVSTNLYLDRPLGTEAAMESVIGGTGVIDEVFDRQRMQGRDPNGAWLYCLTTSGAYEQIHRSNEQIVAEQMDMLRRYYPAASEATVVAAQVVKMPKATFSQVVGTSGLRPDQRTSVPSLVLAGDWTRTDWSATMESAAQSAARAVELLLNLPAST; this is encoded by the coding sequence ATGGACGATCGACGGTACGTGGTGATCGGCGGTGGCCTGGCGGGGTTGGCTGCGGCGGTCTGGTTGGCCGAGGCGGGCAAGAAGGTGACCCTGCTGGAGCGGCGCGGACGGCTCGGTGGACGCACCCAGGCCATGCAGGTCCCGGGAATCGCCGACGTCGCCGACAACGGTCAGCATGTGATCGCCAGCGGCTATGACCATCTCTTCCGGTATCTGACCAGCGTCGGTACCCGTTCGATGGTCGAGTTTCCGACCGGCGGGACACTGCGCTGGCCCGGCGGTGCCAGCACCCGGATGCTGACGCGCGGACTGGGCGCGATGCGGACCCTGTTCGGTCCGCACCCCGATGCCGGCCTGCTCGACCGGCTGCGAACCGCGGTCGCCACGGTGCGGCTGACCGGTGAGGCGCTGTTCCAGCCCGCCGATCTGCCTGACCTGAGTACAGACCAGTGGCTGAGCCGCGTCGGGATGCCCGCTCGAGCCCGCGAGGCGGTGTGGGACTGGCTCGCGCTCGGCATCGCCGCCGAGCCGGTGGACCGGGGTTCGGCCAAGGTCTTTGCCGATGTTCTTGCCACGGGGATCCGGCTTGGCCTGCGTCACCGCAGTGCGGTGACGATCGGTTACCCCACCACCGATCTGGACACCCTCTACATCTCGGGTGCGCTCGAGGTGTTCGACCGGCTGGGCGTCGAGGTCCGCTACCGCACAGTGGCCCGGCGAATCGTGGTGGAGAACAATGCGGTTCGCGCTGTGCAGTTGGCGGACGGTACTGAGCTGGCGGCAGACGCCGTGGTGTGCGCGGTGCCCAACTCCAATATCGCGGGTTTGCTCGACGATCTGCCCGAGCACGCCGAAATTTACGCTGCTGCCGAAAAGCTGCACTACACGCCGATCGTGAGCACCAACCTGTACCTCGACCGGCCGTTGGGCACCGAAGCGGCGATGGAGTCGGTGATCGGCGGCACGGGCGTCATAGACGAGGTGTTCGACCGGCAGCGGATGCAGGGCCGCGACCCCAACGGCGCCTGGCTGTATTGCCTGACCACCAGCGGCGCCTACGAGCAGATCCACCGGTCCAACGAGCAGATCGTTGCCGAGCAGATGGACATGCTGCGTCGTTATTATCCGGCAGCGTCCGAGGCGACTGTGGTGGCCGCACAGGTGGTCAAAATGCCCAAAGCCACGTTCTCGCAGGTGGTCGGCACCTCTGGGTTGCGGCCCGACCAGCGCACGTCGGTGCCGAGCCTGGTCCTCGCCGGTGATTGGACCCGTACCGACTGGTCGGCGACCATGGAAAGCGCGGCGCAGAGCGCTGCTCGCGCGGTGGAGCTACTGCTCAACCTGCCGGCCTCCACATGA